A stretch of Mya arenaria isolate MELC-2E11 chromosome 14, ASM2691426v1 DNA encodes these proteins:
- the LOC128218220 gene encoding mesoderm-specific transcript protein-like: MLNGCVFPETHSPLIGQTLLLTPVLGSVLSHFTFYRIYERSLSKVFGADTQPTSDEMMDFYAIVQRKNGNVVNSRLIKYITQRAENKDRWVGALVKTKLPVHMIYGPSDPVNSGYAFVDHYKKVVPSPSITVLDAAIGHYPQWEDPNAVFESYKSFLQSIKKT, translated from the exons ATGTTGAATGGCT GCGTGTTCCCGGAAACACATTCCCCTTTAATTGGCCAAAcg CTCCTTTTGACGCCTGTTCTTGGGTCCGTACTGAGCCATTTTACCTTCTACCGGATTTATGAAAGGAG CTTGTCAAAGGTGTTCGGAGCAGACACCCAGCCAACTTCTGATGAAATGATGGATTTCTACGCAATAGTCCAAAGAAAAAATGGAAACGTCGTTAATTCAAG gttaataaaatatatcaccCAACGAGCAGAAAACAAGGACAGATGGGTCGGGGCACTCGTGAAGACGAAACTTCCAG TTCACATGATATATGGGCCATCTGATCCAGTTAACAGTGGATACGCCTTCGTTGATCATTACAA GAAAGTAGTGCCATCCCCGAGTATTACTGTACTAGACGCAGCGATAGGACACTACCCGCAGTGGGAGGATCCGAATGCCGTCTTCGAATCATACAAGTCCTTCTTACAGTCCATCAAAAAGACTTAA